A genomic region of Micromonospora sp. NBC_01796 contains the following coding sequences:
- the hrpA gene encoding ATP-dependent RNA helicase HrpA: MQTPSARALPDPIREVQASLPELIFRDQRRLQRRLDGVRRIRDPLKRELAGEELVAELAGAQERLARRRAAVPVITYPAGLPVSEKREDIAAAIRDHQVVIVAGETGSGKTTQIPKICLELGRGVQGLIGHTQPRRLAARTVADRIAEELGTELGGTVGYKVRFTDQVSDRSLIKLMTDGILLAELQQDRMLHQYDTLIIDEAHERSLNIDFILGYLRQLLPRRPDLKVIITSATIDPHRFARHFGGLTGAAGTGSGDGSGDGHSSGDGDGSGGPPVVEVSGRTYPVEVRYRPLVEVTEETEDGDNVRDQVQAIGDAVEELAAEGPGDILVFLSGEREIRDTADALSRLVQGKPRLRGTEILPLYARLSTAEQHRVFQSHSNRRVVLATNVAETSLTVPGIKYVIDPGTARISRYSHRLKVQRLPIEAVSQASANQRKGRCGRTSDGICIRLYDESDFLSRPEFTEPEILRTNLASVILQMTAIGLGDIAAFPFIDPPDRRNIADGVNLLHELGALDPAQTDLNRRLTPLGRKLAQLPVDPRLARMVLEGETNGCAEDVMVIAAALSIQDPRERPVEKQAQADQSHARFADPESDFITLLNLWRYLREQQQELSSSAFRRMCRAEFLNYLRVREWQDIFSQLRQVTRTLDGGNPRGQRPGRDRRGRGDAEPAATTRGQVEPAPDGDGTEVTVDPRRIHQSLLAGLLSHVGVKDLQGSAKGAPAGSGGGGRGSEYLGARGAKFAIFPGSALARRPPLWVMAAELVETSRLWGRVAAKVEPEWVEALAQHLVKRTYSEPHWEKKQASVVAQEKVTLYGVPLVTNRKVNFGRIDPELSRELFIRHALVEGDWQTPHRFFQANRELLDEVEELENRVRRRDILVDDETLFDFYQQRIPAEVVSGRHFDTWWKRTRREQPELLTFDRNMLINSGRGGVEEADYPDEWHSGGLALPLTYRFEPGTNADGVTVDIPLPMLNQVPAESFDWQVPGLREEVVIALIRSLPKAVRRNFVPVPDYARAVLAAIKPGAEPLVDALTRELRRMTGVTVPRESWDLEKLPAHLRLNFRVLDDENKAVAQGRDLTALQRQLKTEVRQTVAAAAPELERHGLREWSIGTLPRTIEQVRAGYRVTAHPALVDEGETVGVRVFDSATEAQQAMWAGTRRLLRLTVASPVKFLQGRLSNEAKLALSRNPHRNVLDLLDDASGAAIDKLIADAGGPAWDAEGFAALRDKVRADLVDTVVEVVGRVQRVLSAAYAVEQRLGRTTSLTLVAALADIRAQLSALVHRGFVTETGYARLADLPRYLTAIERRLDRLPQDPVRDRNQLARITQVQQEYDQMLANLPPARRNDDAVRQIRWLIEELRVNVFAQALGTPYPVSEQRIYRAMDLAEGR, from the coding sequence ATGCAGACACCATCCGCCCGCGCGCTGCCCGACCCGATCCGCGAGGTGCAGGCCAGCCTGCCCGAACTGATCTTCCGCGACCAACGCCGGCTCCAGCGCCGGCTGGACGGCGTACGCCGGATCCGGGACCCGCTCAAGCGGGAGCTGGCCGGCGAGGAACTCGTCGCGGAGCTGGCCGGGGCGCAGGAGCGGCTGGCCCGACGGCGGGCCGCCGTACCGGTCATCACGTACCCGGCCGGGCTGCCGGTGAGCGAGAAGCGCGAGGACATCGCGGCGGCGATCCGGGACCACCAGGTGGTGATCGTCGCGGGCGAGACCGGCTCCGGCAAGACCACCCAGATCCCGAAGATCTGCCTGGAGCTGGGGCGCGGCGTACAGGGGTTGATCGGGCACACCCAGCCGCGCCGGCTGGCGGCCCGTACGGTGGCCGACCGGATCGCCGAGGAACTCGGCACCGAGCTGGGCGGCACGGTCGGTTACAAGGTGCGTTTCACCGACCAGGTGAGCGACCGGAGCCTGATCAAGCTGATGACCGACGGCATCCTGCTGGCCGAGTTGCAGCAGGACCGGATGCTGCACCAGTACGACACGCTGATCATCGACGAGGCGCACGAGCGCAGCCTCAACATCGACTTCATCCTCGGTTACCTCCGGCAGCTCCTCCCCCGCCGACCCGACCTGAAGGTGATCATCACCTCTGCCACCATCGACCCGCACCGCTTCGCCCGGCACTTCGGCGGCCTGACGGGCGCCGCCGGCACCGGGAGCGGGGACGGTAGCGGGGACGGGCACAGCAGCGGGGACGGCGACGGCAGCGGCGGGCCGCCGGTGGTGGAGGTGTCCGGTCGGACGTACCCGGTCGAGGTCCGTTACCGGCCGCTGGTCGAGGTCACCGAGGAGACCGAGGACGGCGACAACGTACGCGACCAGGTCCAGGCGATCGGGGACGCGGTCGAGGAGCTGGCCGCCGAGGGGCCGGGCGACATCCTGGTCTTCCTCAGCGGTGAGCGGGAGATCCGGGACACCGCCGACGCGTTGAGCCGGCTGGTCCAGGGCAAGCCCCGGCTGCGCGGCACCGAGATCCTGCCGCTCTACGCCCGGCTGTCCACCGCCGAGCAGCACCGGGTCTTCCAGTCGCATTCGAACCGCCGGGTGGTGCTCGCGACCAACGTCGCCGAGACCTCGCTGACGGTCCCCGGCATCAAGTACGTGATCGACCCCGGTACGGCCAGGATCTCCCGCTACAGCCACCGACTCAAGGTGCAGCGGTTGCCGATCGAGGCGGTGTCGCAGGCGTCGGCGAACCAGCGCAAGGGTCGCTGTGGGCGTACCTCCGACGGGATCTGTATCCGGCTCTACGACGAGTCGGACTTCCTCAGCCGGCCCGAGTTCACCGAGCCGGAGATCCTGCGGACGAACCTCGCCTCGGTCATCCTCCAGATGACCGCGATCGGGCTCGGTGACATCGCCGCGTTCCCGTTCATCGACCCGCCGGACCGGCGCAACATCGCCGACGGGGTGAACCTGCTGCACGAGTTGGGCGCCCTGGACCCCGCCCAGACCGACCTGAACCGCCGGCTCACCCCGCTCGGCCGCAAGCTGGCCCAGCTCCCGGTCGACCCACGGTTGGCCAGGATGGTGCTGGAGGGCGAGACCAACGGCTGCGCCGAGGACGTGATGGTGATCGCCGCCGCGCTCTCCATCCAGGACCCTCGGGAACGGCCGGTCGAGAAGCAGGCCCAGGCCGACCAGTCGCACGCCCGCTTCGCCGACCCGGAGTCGGACTTCATCACCCTGCTCAACCTCTGGCGGTACCTGCGCGAACAGCAGCAGGAGCTGTCCTCCAGCGCGTTCCGCCGGATGTGCCGGGCCGAGTTCCTCAACTACCTCCGGGTACGCGAGTGGCAGGACATCTTCAGCCAGCTCCGCCAGGTCACCCGTACGCTCGACGGCGGCAACCCGCGCGGCCAGCGACCGGGCCGCGACCGCCGGGGTCGGGGCGACGCCGAACCGGCCGCGACGACACGAGGCCAGGTCGAGCCGGCGCCGGACGGGGACGGCACCGAGGTCACCGTCGACCCCCGGCGGATCCACCAGTCGCTGCTGGCCGGTCTCCTCTCCCACGTCGGGGTCAAGGACCTCCAGGGTTCGGCGAAGGGTGCGCCGGCCGGGTCCGGCGGCGGCGGGCGCGGCAGCGAGTATCTCGGCGCCCGGGGCGCGAAGTTCGCCATCTTCCCCGGCTCCGCGCTGGCCCGCCGTCCCCCGCTCTGGGTGATGGCGGCGGAGCTCGTGGAGACGTCCCGGCTCTGGGGTCGGGTCGCGGCCAAGGTGGAACCGGAGTGGGTCGAGGCGCTGGCCCAGCACCTGGTGAAACGCACCTACAGCGAGCCGCACTGGGAGAAGAAGCAGGCCTCGGTGGTGGCCCAGGAGAAGGTCACCCTGTACGGCGTCCCGCTGGTCACCAACCGGAAGGTGAACTTCGGTCGGATCGACCCGGAGCTGTCCCGCGAACTGTTCATCCGGCACGCCCTGGTGGAGGGCGACTGGCAGACCCCGCACCGATTCTTCCAGGCCAACCGGGAGTTGCTCGACGAGGTCGAGGAGTTGGAGAACCGGGTCCGGCGACGGGACATCCTGGTCGACGACGAGACCCTGTTCGACTTCTACCAGCAGCGCATCCCGGCCGAGGTGGTCTCCGGCCGGCACTTCGACACCTGGTGGAAGCGGACCCGGCGGGAGCAGCCCGAGCTGCTCACCTTCGACCGGAACATGCTGATCAACAGCGGTCGCGGCGGGGTCGAGGAGGCGGACTACCCGGACGAGTGGCACTCCGGCGGGCTGGCGCTGCCGCTGACGTACCGGTTCGAACCGGGGACGAACGCCGACGGGGTCACCGTCGACATTCCGCTGCCGATGCTGAACCAGGTGCCGGCGGAGAGCTTCGACTGGCAGGTGCCGGGGCTGCGGGAGGAGGTGGTGATCGCGCTGATCCGGTCGCTGCCGAAGGCCGTACGCCGTAACTTCGTCCCGGTGCCCGACTATGCGCGGGCCGTGCTCGCCGCGATCAAACCCGGAGCGGAGCCCCTGGTCGACGCGCTCACCCGCGAGCTTCGCCGGATGACCGGGGTGACCGTCCCCCGGGAGTCGTGGGACCTGGAGAAGCTGCCCGCGCACCTGCGCCTCAACTTCCGGGTGTTGGACGACGAGAACAAGGCGGTCGCGCAGGGCCGGGACCTGACCGCGCTGCAACGGCAGCTCAAGACCGAGGTACGCCAGACCGTCGCCGCAGCCGCGCCGGAACTCGAACGGCACGGTCTGCGGGAGTGGAGCATCGGCACCCTGCCCCGCACGATCGAGCAGGTCCGGGCCGGTTACCGGGTGACCGCCCATCCGGCGCTGGTGGACGAGGGCGAAACCGTCGGCGTACGGGTCTTCGACTCCGCGACCGAGGCGCAGCAGGCGATGTGGGCGGGCACCCGTCGGCTGTTACGGCTCACCGTCGCGTCCCCGGTGAAGTTCCTCCAGGGGCGGCTGAGCAACGAGGCGAAGCTGGCGCTGAGCCGCAACCCGCACCGCAACGTACTGGACCTGCTCGACGACGCGTCCGGCGCGGCGATCGACAAGCTGATCGCGGACGCGGGCGGGCCGGCGTGGGACGCCGAGGGCTTCGCCGCGCTGCGCGACAAGGTCCGCGCCGACCTGGTCGACACCGTGGTCGAGGTGGTCGGCCGGGTCCAGCGGGTGTTGAGTGCGGCGTACGCGGTGGAGCAGCGCCTGGGTCGGACCACGAGCCTGACCCTGGTGGCGGCACTGGCCGACATCCGGGCACAGCTCTCCGCCCTGGTGCACCGGGGTTTCGTCACCGAGACCGGGTACGCCCGCCTGGCCGACCTGCCCCGCTACCTCACCGCGATCGAGCGGCGACTCGACCGGCTGCCACAGGACCCGGTACGCGACCGCAACCAGCTCGCCCGGATCACCCAGGTCCAGCAGGAGTACGACCAGATGCTGGCGAACCTGCCCCCGGCCCGCCGGAACGACGACGCCGTACGGCAGATCCGGTGGCTGATCGAGGAGTTGCGGGTGAACGTGTTCGCCCAGGCTCTCGGCACCCCGTACCCGGTTTCGGAGCAGCGGATCTACCGGGCGATGGACCTGGCCGAGGGGCGCTGA